The Fulvivirga maritima genome segment GCAAAATTCAACTTCCTGATGGGTCAGTAGTATGGCTTAACTCTGATTCTGAACTTGAATATGTAAAGGATTTCCAAAAAAACAGAGAGGTCATACTTTCCGGAGAGGCATTCTTTGAAGTCACTAAAGATAAGAAGCACCCTTTCAGAGTTAAAACCAGCGCCCTTACCACTGAGGTGTTAGGCACTTCTTTTAACATCAAATCATTTCCGAAAGATGCAGCCGTAGAGGTAGCTCTGGTTACAGGCAAAGTGAAAATCATTGAAGCTACGGAGCAAAAGGATTATGTACTTACCCCGGGTTTTCAACTCACCTTAAATAAAACAGATAAGGCCATTTTAAAAACCAGTTTTGATAAGGCTCAGATTATGAGTTGGAAAAATGGTGTCATTTATTTTAAAGACGATGATTTGGCTGCTGTGATCAGGATCCTTGAAAGGTGGTACGGCGTCAGCATACGAGTGAGTGGCCCTATACCTGATGATTTTAAGGTTTCCGGCCATTATGATGGTAATGACTACCTCAGCAATATTCTCAATTCAATTAAATACGGAAAAGACTTTGAATATACAATTGATGAAAAAAATGTAGATATAACCTTTAACCCCTGAACTATGAAATACCCTAGGAATAAACCATAAAAACCTGCGACTCCATAGTCACAGGTTTAAATGCAGGTTAAAATAAAGCACCGCCAAGTAACCTATTTTAACTCGCCAGTTTTTAACGCTTGTAATCATTAAAAACCAACTCAAATATATGAAAATTAGACATTTAGTAAATGTTAATGGTTTTACTAAATACTTTTTCATAGGATGTCTGCTCTCATGCTTCACCACTGTTTTCTGCTTTGCTTATGGTAAAAATATTCAGCAGGTAAAGAGTGTAAAAGAAGTGTCAGTAGAGCTGTCATTTGATGATAACACTTTAGTGGAAGTATTTAATAAACTAGAACGAGCTACTACTTTCAAATTCTCTTACTTTTCTGATATAGATGTAGAATCTCGCTTCACTATGAAGAAGAAGAGGGTGACAGTAGCTGATATCCTTTTGAAAATCGCACTACGTAACCATGTCTCTTTCAGGCAGGTAAACAATAATATTACAGTTTATAAAAGTGAGCCCTCCAAAGGTAATGTGGAGGTTATTATAGCTGACAGAACTATTAAGGGCATCATTACCGATGATAATGGAGATCCTCTTCCCGGTGTTTCCATTCAAATAAAAGGTACCACCAGAGGTACTATCAGTGATGTAGATGGGAGTTACACCATTACGGTGCCTGATAATCAGACCGTACTGGTATTTAGCTTCATAGGTATGCACACGCAGGAGATGGCCGTGGGCAATAGAAATGTAATAGACATCTCTTTGAAATCAGCCACACAGTCTTTAGATGAGCTGGTGATAGTAGGTTATGGTAGCCAAAAGAAGGAAACGCTAACCGGTTCTGTGGCCAGCATACAAACCCGTGAACTGGTGCAGTCTCCGGTTTCTAATATTAGTAACTCACTTGTAGGTAGAATGCCAGGGCTTATCGCCATGCAGTCGAGCGGTGAGCCGGGCTATGATCAGTCTACTTTAAAAATACGCGGTATTAGCACCTTAAATGGTGGTTCAGAATCAGATCCTTTGATTTTGGTTGATGGGGTTCCCAGAAATTTCAATCAGATAGATCCTAATGAAATAGAGACGGTGACCATACTTAAAGATGCTTCGGCTACAGCCGTATTCGGGGTGAGAGGAGCCAATGGTGTGGTAATGATCACTACTAAAACCGGGGTAGCCGGTAAGCCGCAGATTAGCTATACCTCCAACTTTGGTTTTCAAACGCCTACTCAGCTACCAGAAATGCTCAACAGTTATGAATATGCTAAGCTGCATAACGAAGCCAGCGAAAATATGGGGCAGACTCCTTATTTCTCTCAACAGGACCTGGACCTTTATCAGAGTGGAGAAGATCCTTATTTCCACCCTAGTATTGATTGGTTCGACTTTGTTCTTAAGGATTTTTCTTTCCAGCAAAGCCATAATTTCAATGTGAGAGGCGGTACTGATAAAACCAAGTACTTTATCAGTCTGGGCTATTTTGATCAAAACGGAGCCTATGATGTAGAGGATATTCAAGATTCATTTTCTGCTAACCCTCGCTATAAACGCTATAATCTAAGATCTAATTTCGATATTGATTTTAATGATAATTTCAGCGGATCAGTAAAGTTAGGCGGGCAGTTTACAGATTCTAATTACCCAGGTTATGGAGCGGGAGAGATATTTTTTAGAATACTGAATTCTAACCCTATTATGAATCCTGGTATTATAGATGGTAAGCTTATTTCAGGTGTGGAAGGCTTGCCTTCTAGTTCAGGTAATCCTGTGAGTGCCATAGTAAATAATGGTTATCAAAATAATTTCACCAGCACCCTTACTGCTAACGTAAGCTTAGAGCATAAGCTTAATTTTATTACTCAAGGCTTAAAGGTGAGAGGAATGGTGGCCTATGATAATTATTACACCCATAATGTTAGGCGAAACAAGGCCATGGATACTTACCGAATCATTAAAGATCCGGACGAGCCTACTACACCTATATTTATATTTGAAGGTAATGAAGCCCCATTCTCTTTCAGCGAAAGCTATGGCAGAAATCGTAGGGTGTATTCAGAATATGCTATTGAGTATAATCGTGTATTTGGAGATCATACGGTTAGTGGCCTGGCGCTTTATATGCAAGAAAAGTATACTGCTCCTGGTCAGGAATATAATGTGCCCAGAGGTTATCAGGGACTCGTAGGTCGTGTTACTTATAACTATAAGTCAAAGTACCTCACTGAGGTGAATATGGGCTATAATGGTTCTGAAAACTTTCCTGAAGGTTCTCGCTTTGGCTTTTTCCCTTCTTTTTCTGTGGGCTGGGTGCTTACTGAGGAGGGTTTTATGCCTGATTCTGATTTATTGTCATTCCTCAAAATCAGAGCTTCTTACGGAGAGGTGGGTAATGATAAAATCGGTGGTGCACGTTTCTTATACCTGCCATCAGTGTATTATACTAATTCAGGAGGCTATCATTTTGGAGATCAGGAAGGAGGATCTTATCAGTATTACAATGGAGCACAAGAAGGCAGGCTGGGTAATTCTAATGTTACCTGGGAGCGGGCTAAGAAAACTGATATAGGTCTGGAATCTAGCTTTTTTGGTGATAAGCTGGTGATTAATGCCGATTACTTTATGGAGCGCAGAGATAACATTCTGGCTTATCTGGGTACTGTTCCGCTTATTGTTCAGGCAGATTTACCTCCTTATAACATTGGTAAAGTAGAAAATAAAGGCTTTGAAGTAGAAGTCAATTATAATAATCACATCGGCCTTTTTAAATATTGGGTCAAGAGTAACTACTCCTTCGCTAAGAATGAAATCAAGTATATGGATGAGCCTGATAGAGCCTATGAATGGCTTCGCAGAACAGGTAAGTCTGTAGGTCAGTACTGGGGTTTAGAGAGCGATGGCATTTATAATACTGAAGAGGAGCTGGAAAATGCACCTACTTCTTCTTACACCTCAGAGCTTCAGCCCGGAGACATCAGGTATGTAGATCAAAATGGAGATGGAGTAATAGATGATTATGATGCCGTGCCGATAGGATACTCCAGATTACCGCAGATTGTATACGGTTTCTCATGTGGTTTTGAATTTAAAGGTTGGGATTTCTCAATTCTATTTCAGGGAGCAGAAAGAACATCTACTTATATAGATCAGATGGCCGCCTGGGCTTTTGATACTGACTGGAGAAATGCTACTACCAAACACCTGGAGCGCTGGACTCCCGAGCGTTATGCTGCTGGTGAAAAAATCACTTATCCAAGAGTGCAGCTTTCACCTACTCCGGGAGATCATAATTACAGAGCTTCTGACTATTGGCTTAAAGATGCCAGCTACCTGAGACTTAAAAATGCTGAGATAGCCTATAGTTTTAAACCGGCTTCTTTTGCTAAGCTGGGTATTGAGAGGGTGAGGGTTTTCGCTAACGGTAATAACCTGATCACCTGGTCTGAAATGGATACTTATGATCCTGAAGCACCTGAAGGTAGAGGAGAGTTCTATCCGCAGATGAAGGTTTATAATGTAGGGGTAAACGTACAATTCTAATCGCTCAATAGTCTTATTATGAATAAATTATATACACATAGAATAGTATGGTTATTTAGTGTGCTCATGCTCTTATTGCATGGGGCGTGTAATGATGACTTTTTGGAAAAACCAGAAAGTAATGATGTTACCAGAGATGAGATATTTTCTGAAAGGATCAAGGCGCTACCATTTTTATGGGAGACTTACAGAACCTGTGTGCCCTTAGGCTTTCCATATCAGTGGGATAGGCATAACGGCATGTATGCTTCTATGATGGTGGGAGCTTGTGATGAAGGTGATGTAACCGCCTCATGGACAGGATCTAATAATCATAATGTAGGTAATGTTACTCCTGGTTATAATGGAGAAGATGAATTTAATCAACATTTTAAAGGCATTAGAAACGCTAATATTTTCATAGAAAATGTAGATCAGGTTCCTGATATCCCTGACGGGGAAAAACAAGAGCTGAAAGCAGAAGCGCGTGTATTGAGAGCGTTGCAAGTGTTTGATCTTATGATCCGCTATGGTGGAGTGCCTATAGTTACCACTGTGCTTAGTGGAGATGGAGACATGTATTTGCCCAGAGACTCTTATGCGGACTGTGTTCAATTTATAGTTGATGAATGTGATGCTGCCAGTGCCATCCTGCCCAATGACTACCCTTCTAACTATACAGGTAGAGTAACTAAAGGAGTGGCGCTTGCTTTAAAGGCACGAACACTTTTATATGCTGCAAGTCCGCTGTATAATACAGCTACCCCTTATTTATCTGAGAACAGAGCGCTTACTGGCTATGAGTCTTATGATGAAGGTAGATGGAAACTGGCGGCTGATGCCAATGAAGCCGTGCTCAACTGGGCTGATCAGCAGGGCTATCACCTGATAGAGGAGTATGATGATCCGGCTGAGAATTATAAAGAAGCCATTGAAACTCCTCAAAATGCAGAGATCATTTTTGCTAATCAAATGAATGGCTGGTGGTCTACCGGTTATCTGTTTTTTCAGGCTGTAATGCCTACAGGCATTTATACCGGCTGGTATGGACATGGCATTACGTTAGAGCATGCTTCTAAATATTATACTACCGATGGCGAGGATCAATCCTGGCCTGATAGTGGACCGCAATCAGAGTTTCTAGAGAAAATGCATGCTATGGAGCCGCGCTTTCAGTACTCGGTGATGTATTCTGGCAGTGCTTTTAATGATAACATCGGAGTAGTAAACTTTTACCGTCGTAATGACGGCTCATGGTCTACCAATGCTCCTGTGAACGGAGTGGGTTATATGAAGAAATTCATTACTAAAGCCAGCTCCTCCGGTGGTCAGTTTAACTGGACAGTTTTTCGCTTGGCTGAGTTTTATCTCAACTATGCTGAGGCTTTGAATGAGTCATCGCCAATGGATTCTCGTGTGTTTGATGCCGTAAATGCTATAAGAAGAAGAGCAGGTATACCGGAAATATCATCGGCAGATCCTCGCTATAATAGCCAGGATAAATTAAGGGAAGCCATCAGAAGGGAAAGAGCCATAGAGCTGGCTTTTGAAGAACATCGGTTTTTTGATGTAAGAAGGTGGATGATTGCCGATCAGGAAGGAGTGATGCGGGGCGATTTTCATGGTCTTAACCTGTATGAGCAGGAAGACGGCAGCTTTATCTATAGAAAAGAGGCCTTTGAAGAGCGGGTTTGGCAAAATAAGTTGTACCTCTATCCCTTCCCTCAAACAGAAATAGATAAAGGTTACATAGTACAAAATCCAGGCTGGTAATAGCTTCACTAAAACTTGAAATCTAATGAAAATCACTATAAAAAATATATTAAAATTCATGGGTTGTGTGGCTTTGTGTTCTATGGGCATGGTTGCCTATGCTCAGGATGCTCCACCAGATACTGTGGATATAGTTAAAGAAGAAAAGATAGGCTCGCAGCTGGTGCCCGTGGCTTATGGGGTGAAAGAAAGGAGAGCGATCAACGGCGCTGTATCATATCTTGATGGTACTGAAATGACTAAAACGCTCACGCCAACCCTTAGTAATACCCTTTATGGTCGTGTTCCTGGCCTTACGGTAATGCAGGGCAGCGGTGAGCCAGGTTATGATTCGCCCTCTATGCTTATAAGGGGCTTGGGAACCTATAATGACAATGGCTTTTTGGTCTTGGTAGATGGCTTTGAAGCCTCTTTTGACCAGCTTTCCGTAGAGGAAATAGAAAGTGTAGTAGTGCTTAAGGATGCTGCTTCTTTGGCATTATATGGCATAAGAGGAGCTAATGGAGCCTTATTGGTTACAACGAAAAGAGGTCAGCAGCAAAAGGCTAAAATCACCTTTAATGCACGCTATGGATGGCAGCAGCCAACTCGCCTGCCAGAGTTTTTAGGATCATATGACTATGCCAGGCTTTATAATGAAGCCGCTATCAATGATGGTCTTGAAGCTCCTTATTCTGAAGAGGACTTGGCCGCTTATCAAAATGGTACAGACCCTTACTTGCATCCTGATGTTAACTGGTATGATGAAGTACTGAAAGATTCGGCTCCCATAAGTGAATACAATGTGTCTTTTAATGGAGGTAATGATAATATGAAATATTTCGTACTTCTAGGACACATGCGAAATGAAGGCTTATATGCCAATACCGATGAAGATAGGAAGATTAATTCTAATGCTGATTTCCGAAGGTACAACTTCAGAACTAATATAGATGTAAAGCTTTCTGATGCTGTAAGAGGCTCACTTGATTTAGGTGGAAGGATAGAAGATCGATCATTTCCTAATTTCAATGGCCCTTCTTTATGGCAGAATATGGCGCGCTATCCGGCCAATGCTTATCCTGTAATTAATCCGGATGGTACTTGGGGAGGTAACTCTGTATATCCTGATAATCCGGTGGCTTCCATAATTGATAGAGGATACACTTCTAGTCATGATAGAAATCTCATGGCTACACTAAGAATGTCAGAGAAGCTGGACTTTATTACCGAAGGTCTCACTTTTCATCAGGCGTTGTCTGATAATAACTGGCATAGAGGTAACTACAATAAAACTAAGACCTATACTTATTCGGAGCTTACTATTGGGCAAACCAATGATGGTAGAGACTCTCTGATATATGTAACTCACGGTACAGAAACTGATTTTTCTGTGGGTGATGGTAGTTCAGATTCTTACAACTATAACGATCAGTATAACCGCATGAATGTTCAGCTGGCGCTGGATTATAACCACCGTTGGGATAACAGCGGTATTTATGCTTTGCTTATGTACCATCAGGATGTATACACCATTAGTGGTAATAATGTGCCTGCGGCGCAGCAAAGTATTATGGGGCGTATCAGCTATGATTACAAGGAAAAATACTACGCCGAACTGGCCTATTCATATAGCGGATCAGAGAATTTTCCGAAAGGAGATAGGTTCGGCATTTTTCCTGCCCTGTCACTGGGATGGATAGTGTCAGAAGAAGATTTTCTGAAAGATAAAACAGCCTTGAGTTACCTTAAGCTAAGAGCATCAGCCGGTTTAGTAGGTAATGATAGGCTTATTGGTAACCGATTTGCATACTCGCATGACTTCTATTACTCAGGTAGTTATTATTACTTTGGGCCAAACGTAACAGGCAATAACTCAGTAACAGAAGGCACTATAGGTAATCCTGACATTACCTGGGAGAAGTCCATGCAGTTTAACTTCGGTATAGATGGTCAGTTTTTTGATAATACGCTGGGCATCAATTTAGATGCTTTTTACGAAAAAAGGCATGATGTGCTGGCCAGTGCTAACGCCACCGTGCCCGACTATCTGGGGGTTGATGCTCCTTACGAAAATGTAGGTAAGGTCAATAACCGAGGCATAGAGTTAGATATTAACTATCAAAATTCCATTGGAGATTTTAATTACTATGTAGGCCTTACAGGCTTTTATACCAAAAACAAAATCATAGAGATGAATGAGGTAGTAAGACCTGAGGATTATCTCTATCGTACTGGCCACCCAATCAATGCTTACTTCGGTCTGGAGTCTGATGGTTTTTATCAGCAAGCTGATTTCGATGCACAAGGGGAGCTTGTAGATGGCTTGCCGGTTTCTACTTTTGCTCCAGTGCAGCCCGGAGACATTAAGTACAAAGACCTTAATGATGATGGCCTCATAGATCAAAACGATGAGACTTTTATAGGTGATCCTAATGCGCCGGCTTTAACCTACAGCTTGCAGTTAGGTGCTGAATATAAAGGCTTTTATGCTCAGGTATTTTTTCATGGTATAGGTGAGCGATCAGTATACCTTAATGGGCCATATTTCTGGGCTTTGGTAGATGAAAATAACATCGGAACCAATGCGCTTGGCCGTTGGACACCAGAGAATGCAAATAATGCTACTTACCCACGATTAACTACGCAGCCTAATGAAAATAACTATCGCCTTTCTGACTTTTGGCTTAAGTCAGGTAAAGTGCTAAGGCTCCGTAATGTGGAGGTAGGTTATACGCTTCCGGCTCATTGGCTGGATGGCGTTAAAATTAACAGTGCTCGCATTTATGCCAGCGGTGTCAACTTGTTTACCTGGGATGATGTGGATCGTCTTGACCCGGAAAATCTGGGAGGGTATCCTGTCTTAAAATCATTTAGTCTGGGTGCCAGACTGGAATTTTAATCATTAAAAATACCATCTGATGAGAATATTCATATCCATTTTAACACTATTGGTCACTATGCTGGCCATAATGTCTTGTGAAGATAATTTTCTGGATCGTAAAATAGATACCAATTATACTGAAGAGCAGGTTTTTGCTAACTACAGCACTATGCGTGATTTTGGTATTGGCGTTTATACCTACCTGCCGGGGGGCTTTAACAGAATCAATGGAGCCATGCTGGCGGCAGCTACTGATGATGCCGTCCATTCAGGCACAGGTACAGATATTCAAAGCCTTACTAATGGCAGTTGGGGGCCTTTTAATAATCCTGATGACCATTGGGCGCATTTCTATGCAGGTATCAGAAAGGCCAATATGTTTCTGGAAAATACAGTGGAATATCAAACTACGTTGTATAGAGATACTATTACCGATGAAGGTAGGAATGATTACCGAAACCAAACCAATGATATCGGTTGGTTAAGAGCCGAAACGCGTTTGCTTAGGGCTTACTTTTATTTTGAGCTTACGAAAAGATATGGTGGTGTGCCTTTAATCGCCGAAACCTTGG includes the following:
- a CDS encoding SusC/RagA family TonB-linked outer membrane protein → MKIRHLVNVNGFTKYFFIGCLLSCFTTVFCFAYGKNIQQVKSVKEVSVELSFDDNTLVEVFNKLERATTFKFSYFSDIDVESRFTMKKKRVTVADILLKIALRNHVSFRQVNNNITVYKSEPSKGNVEVIIADRTIKGIITDDNGDPLPGVSIQIKGTTRGTISDVDGSYTITVPDNQTVLVFSFIGMHTQEMAVGNRNVIDISLKSATQSLDELVIVGYGSQKKETLTGSVASIQTRELVQSPVSNISNSLVGRMPGLIAMQSSGEPGYDQSTLKIRGISTLNGGSESDPLILVDGVPRNFNQIDPNEIETVTILKDASATAVFGVRGANGVVMITTKTGVAGKPQISYTSNFGFQTPTQLPEMLNSYEYAKLHNEASENMGQTPYFSQQDLDLYQSGEDPYFHPSIDWFDFVLKDFSFQQSHNFNVRGGTDKTKYFISLGYFDQNGAYDVEDIQDSFSANPRYKRYNLRSNFDIDFNDNFSGSVKLGGQFTDSNYPGYGAGEIFFRILNSNPIMNPGIIDGKLISGVEGLPSSSGNPVSAIVNNGYQNNFTSTLTANVSLEHKLNFITQGLKVRGMVAYDNYYTHNVRRNKAMDTYRIIKDPDEPTTPIFIFEGNEAPFSFSESYGRNRRVYSEYAIEYNRVFGDHTVSGLALYMQEKYTAPGQEYNVPRGYQGLVGRVTYNYKSKYLTEVNMGYNGSENFPEGSRFGFFPSFSVGWVLTEEGFMPDSDLLSFLKIRASYGEVGNDKIGGARFLYLPSVYYTNSGGYHFGDQEGGSYQYYNGAQEGRLGNSNVTWERAKKTDIGLESSFFGDKLVINADYFMERRDNILAYLGTVPLIVQADLPPYNIGKVENKGFEVEVNYNNHIGLFKYWVKSNYSFAKNEIKYMDEPDRAYEWLRRTGKSVGQYWGLESDGIYNTEEELENAPTSSYTSELQPGDIRYVDQNGDGVIDDYDAVPIGYSRLPQIVYGFSCGFEFKGWDFSILFQGAERTSTYIDQMAAWAFDTDWRNATTKHLERWTPERYAAGEKITYPRVQLSPTPGDHNYRASDYWLKDASYLRLKNAEIAYSFKPASFAKLGIERVRVFANGNNLITWSEMDTYDPEAPEGRGEFYPQMKVYNVGVNVQF
- a CDS encoding RagB/SusD family nutrient uptake outer membrane protein; the encoded protein is MNKLYTHRIVWLFSVLMLLLHGACNDDFLEKPESNDVTRDEIFSERIKALPFLWETYRTCVPLGFPYQWDRHNGMYASMMVGACDEGDVTASWTGSNNHNVGNVTPGYNGEDEFNQHFKGIRNANIFIENVDQVPDIPDGEKQELKAEARVLRALQVFDLMIRYGGVPIVTTVLSGDGDMYLPRDSYADCVQFIVDECDAASAILPNDYPSNYTGRVTKGVALALKARTLLYAASPLYNTATPYLSENRALTGYESYDEGRWKLAADANEAVLNWADQQGYHLIEEYDDPAENYKEAIETPQNAEIIFANQMNGWWSTGYLFFQAVMPTGIYTGWYGHGITLEHASKYYTTDGEDQSWPDSGPQSEFLEKMHAMEPRFQYSVMYSGSAFNDNIGVVNFYRRNDGSWSTNAPVNGVGYMKKFITKASSSGGQFNWTVFRLAEFYLNYAEALNESSPMDSRVFDAVNAIRRRAGIPEISSADPRYNSQDKLREAIRRERAIELAFEEHRFFDVRRWMIADQEGVMRGDFHGLNLYEQEDGSFIYRKEAFEERVWQNKLYLYPFPQTEIDKGYIVQNPGW
- a CDS encoding SusC/RagA family TonB-linked outer membrane protein translates to MKITIKNILKFMGCVALCSMGMVAYAQDAPPDTVDIVKEEKIGSQLVPVAYGVKERRAINGAVSYLDGTEMTKTLTPTLSNTLYGRVPGLTVMQGSGEPGYDSPSMLIRGLGTYNDNGFLVLVDGFEASFDQLSVEEIESVVVLKDAASLALYGIRGANGALLVTTKRGQQQKAKITFNARYGWQQPTRLPEFLGSYDYARLYNEAAINDGLEAPYSEEDLAAYQNGTDPYLHPDVNWYDEVLKDSAPISEYNVSFNGGNDNMKYFVLLGHMRNEGLYANTDEDRKINSNADFRRYNFRTNIDVKLSDAVRGSLDLGGRIEDRSFPNFNGPSLWQNMARYPANAYPVINPDGTWGGNSVYPDNPVASIIDRGYTSSHDRNLMATLRMSEKLDFITEGLTFHQALSDNNWHRGNYNKTKTYTYSELTIGQTNDGRDSLIYVTHGTETDFSVGDGSSDSYNYNDQYNRMNVQLALDYNHRWDNSGIYALLMYHQDVYTISGNNVPAAQQSIMGRISYDYKEKYYAELAYSYSGSENFPKGDRFGIFPALSLGWIVSEEDFLKDKTALSYLKLRASAGLVGNDRLIGNRFAYSHDFYYSGSYYYFGPNVTGNNSVTEGTIGNPDITWEKSMQFNFGIDGQFFDNTLGINLDAFYEKRHDVLASANATVPDYLGVDAPYENVGKVNNRGIELDINYQNSIGDFNYYVGLTGFYTKNKIIEMNEVVRPEDYLYRTGHPINAYFGLESDGFYQQADFDAQGELVDGLPVSTFAPVQPGDIKYKDLNDDGLIDQNDETFIGDPNAPALTYSLQLGAEYKGFYAQVFFHGIGERSVYLNGPYFWALVDENNIGTNALGRWTPENANNATYPRLTTQPNENNYRLSDFWLKSGKVLRLRNVEVGYTLPAHWLDGVKINSARIYASGVNLFTWDDVDRLDPENLGGYPVLKSFSLGARLEF
- a CDS encoding FecR family protein, yielding MHQNHDDIDILISKYFAGEASIHEIRQLIAWINESEENKKLYHQLKYLWEETEITSTSEAGDKLFSKITEKIGESEPAKVIPISRPVKRTNTRKWYVAAAAVVLIGISLFWVLKVEKVSLKEDCYEKYTTKRGQKSKIQLPDGSVVWLNSDSELEYVKDFQKNREVILSGEAFFEVTKDKKHPFRVKTSALTTEVLGTSFNIKSFPKDAAVEVALVTGKVKIIEATEQKDYVLTPGFQLTLNKTDKAILKTSFDKAQIMSWKNGVIYFKDDDLAAVIRILERWYGVSIRVSGPIPDDFKVSGHYDGNDYLSNILNSIKYGKDFEYTIDEKNVDITFNP